The following proteins are co-located in the Colletotrichum lupini chromosome 4, complete sequence genome:
- a CDS encoding septin: MMRRKKNVKKGIQFCLMVCGASGTGRTTFVNTLCGKSVLGHKESDDPNGASVEDGVKIKPITVELELDEEGTRISLTIVDTPGFGDQIDNEASFSEIVGYLERQYDDILAEESRIKRNPRFRDNRVHAMLYFITPTGHGLRELDIELMKRLAPRVNVIPVIGRADSLTPAELAESKKLVMEDIEHYRIPVYNFPYDIEEDDEDTVEENAELRGLMPFAIVGSEEIVEIGGRTVRARQYPWGVVEVDNPRHSDFLAIRSALLHSHLADLKEITHDFLYENYRTEKLSKSVEGGAGVDSSMNPEDLASQSVRLKEEQLRREEEKLREIEIKVQREINEKRQELLARESQLREIEARMQREQSAAAGGPAEANGDHEAN; the protein is encoded by the exons ATGATGCGCAGAAAGAAGAACGTGAAGAAGGGAATCCAGTTCTGTTTGATGGTCTGCGGAGCATCAGGCACTG GAAGAACCACCTTCGTCAACACCCTCTGCGGAAAGAGCGTGCTCGGCCACAAGGAGTCGGACGACCCCAACGGCGCCTCTGTCGAGGACGGTGTCAAGATTAAGCCCATCACTGTCG AACTTGAGTTGGACGAGGAGGGTACCCGTATCTCTTTGACCATTGTCGACACTCCCGGCTTCGGTGACCAGATTGACAACGAGGCCAG CTTCTCCGAGATTGTCGGCTACCTCGAGAGACAATACGATGACATTCTTGCCGAGGAGTCTCGTATCAAGCGTAACCCTCGTTTCAGAGACAACCGTGTGCACGCCATGCTTTACTTCATCACACCCACCGGACACGG TCTTCGCGAGTTGGATATCGAGCTCATGAAGCGCCTCGCTCCCCGTGTCAACGTCATTCCCGTTATTGGCCGTGCCGACTCCTTGACCCCTGCTGAGCTCGCCGAGTCGAAGAAGCTTGTGATGGAAGACATTGAGCACTACCGCATCCCCGTCTACAACTTCCCTTACGACATCGAGGAAGATGACGAGGATACTGTTGAGGAGAACGCCGAGTTGAGAGGTTTGATGCCGTTCGCGATCGTCGGTTCTGAGGAGATTGTCGAGATTGGCGGTCGTACCGTCCGCGCTCGCCAGTACCCTTGGGGTGTTGTCGAGGTTGACAACCCGCGCCACTCCGACTTCCTCGCTATTCGATCTGCACTTCTTCACAGCCACTTGGCTGACCTGAAGGAGATCACCCACGACTTCCTGTACGAGAACTACCGTACTGAGAAGCTCAGCAAGTCCGTTGAGGGTGGTGCTGGAGT CGACTCGTCCATGAACCCCGAGGATCTCGCCTCGCAATCTGTGCGCCTCAAGGAGGAACAGCTGCGGAGAGAGGAGGAGAAGCTCCGCGAGATCGAGATCAAGGTCCAGCGCGAGATCAACGAGAAGCGACAAGAGCTCTTGGCCCGCGAGTCCCAACTTCGCGAGATCGAGGCCCGTATGCAGAGGGAACAGTCTGCAGCAGCCGGCGGCCCCGCCGAGGCCAACGGCGACCACGAAGCCAACTAA
- a CDS encoding TLC domain-containing protein translates to MSDTTSNNEASSPTFEKPVRTSSAGPQIQRNASTKQLKLMNGPLYQQGHNNVNVVLIRRVRRTDDSAWKMLSRWMVENQVGLSFNLLALLFLAHFFIPKAQPHTIKFFTLSYYNQETGQYGAGLGDSCLLAFCIILFTGLRAATMEYVLAPLAKGWGIKKRKDLTRFSEQAWLLVYYMVFWPLGMYIYKTSPYWLNLRELWTNWPQRELSGLNKFYILAQWAFWLQQILVINIEDRRKDHWQMFTHHIITCTLISACYSYHQTRVGNLILVLMDVVDLFFPLAKCLKYVGLNTLCDFMFGAFVLSWLIARHVFYLMVCWSIHTHIPEEIPDSCYTGQAPNLVGPLPIPEGKSWMLEPFYKSDGIVCWDSTIRWAFLIPLLALQLITIGWFFMILRVVNKVLRGGNAEDVRSDDELEGEEEGDYVYEEEVALEEEVGVEDIDLKSWERRTGIKRQASSSGVSLPGHSDRKELLGRIGCEKQVD, encoded by the exons ATGAGCGACACCACCAGCAATAACGAGGCCTCGTCGCCAACTTTTGAGAAGCCTGTCAGGACCAGCTCCGCCGGGCCCCAGATCCAGCGGAATGCTAGCACCAAGCAGCTTAAGCTTATGAATGGCCCCCTTTACCAGCAAGGACACAACAATGTCAACGTCGTGCTCATTCGACGGGTCAGGAGGACAGACGACAGCGCCTGGAAGATGTTGAGCCGGTGGATGGTTGAGAACCAAGTCG GTCTCTCCTTCAACCTCTTGGCCCTCCTTTTCCTCGCCCATTTCTTCATCCCGAAGGCGCAACCTCACACGATCAAGTTCTTCACCCTCTCGTACTACAACCAGGAAACTGGCCAGTATGGCGCTGGTCTCGGTGACTCTTGCCTTCTCGCCTTCTGCATCATCCTCTTCACCGGCCTGCGCGCCGCGACCATGGAATACGTTCTGGCACCTTTGGCCAAGGGATGGGGTATTAAGAAGCGCAAGGATCTCACACGCTTCAGCGAGCAGGCCTGGCTGTTGGTTTACTACATGGTCTTCTGGCCCTTGGGCATG TACATCTACAAGACTTCGCCCTACTGGCTGAACCTCAGAGAGCTCTGGACGAACTGGCCGCAGCGTGAGCTCTCCGGCCTCAACAAGTTTTACATTCTGGCGCAGTGGGCTTTCTGGCTCCAGCAGATCCTTGTCATCAACATCGAAGACCGCCGCAAGGACCACTGGCAGATGTTCACTCACCACATCATCACCTGCACTCTGATTTCCGCCTGCTACAGCTACCACCAGACTCGTGTCGGAAACCTGATCCTCGTCCTCATGGATGTTGTCGATCTCTTCTTCCCT CTCGCCAAGTGCCTCAAGTACGTTGGACTGAACACCCTCTGCGACTTCATGTTCGGTGCCTTTGTTCTGTCTTGGCTTATTGCCCGCCATGTCTTCTACCTGATGGTCTGCTGGTCTATCCACACCCACATTCCCGAGGAAATTCCCGACTCGTGCTATACCGGCCAGGCGCCTAACCTGGTGGGCCCGCTACCTATCCCTGAGGGTAAGAGCTGGATGTTGGAGCCCTTCTACAAGTCGGATGGCATTGTCTGCTGGGACTCTACCATTCGATGGGCGTTCCTCATTCCCCTCCTCGCTCTGCAACTCATTACCATCGGATGGTTTTTTATGATTCTTCGCGTTGTCAACAAGGTTCTTCGTGGCGGCAACGCTGAGGATGTCCGCAGCGATGACGAACTCGAaggcgaggaggagggcgaCTATGTCTATGAAGAGGAGGTTGCTCTCGAGGAGGAGGTTGGCGTCGAAGATATTGACCTCAAGAGCTGGGAGCGGAGAACGGGAATCAAGAGACAAGCAAGTTCTTCAGGCGTGAGCCTGCCCGGCCACAGCGACCGCAAGGAGCTGCTTGGTAGAATTGGCTGCGAAAAGCAGGTCGACTAA
- a CDS encoding sodium symporter family protein has protein sequence MVTAALNQGVGYGIVLGVGFLFAIGMIATTYVLKRYNRELQTSEMFTTAGRTVKSGLVGSAVVSSWTWAATLLQSSGVCYRYGVSGPFWYASGATVQILLFATLAIELKRRAPNAHTFLEVIKARYGTATHIVFIVFGLMTNILVTLMLIVGGAATVNALTGMNTVAAIYLLPVGVVAYTLVGGLKATFLTDWVHTFILLIIIILFSLTTYANSDVLGSPSKVYDLLVEAATRHPVSGNAEGSYLTMRSQGGVEFFVINIVGNFGTVFLDNGYYNKAIAASPVHALPGYILGGLSWFAIPWLTATTMGLSALALESNPRFPTFPDRMTEAEVSAGLALPYAAVALLGKGGAVATLLMIFMAVTSASSAELIAVSSIFTYDIYRTYFKPDASGKRLIYMSHVCVVVYAVIISSISVGLFYNGISMGYLYVLMGVLISAAVIPATLTLVWKGQNKWAATLTPIVGTAFAIIGWLVTAKKTCGVLDVTCTGSNSPMLAGNVIALLSPIVLIPVFTLAFGLDSYDWKSMMAIRRGDDHELANAAGLDLEDVPGNTESQAEFEKEQAMLSRAFKISVSMTAFMTIAMLILWPMPMYGSGYIFSKPFFTGWVVVGILWIFCSFFAVGLFPIFEGRGTLVHTFRSMLTGKKPTRLPIVTEGEDDSNEKTSPGAATPKKTGETKEAISS, from the exons ATGGTGACAGCAGCTCTCAACCAGGGCGTCGGCTACGGCATCGTCCTCGGCGTGGGCTTTCTCTTCGCCATTGGCATG ATTGCCACCACCTATGTGCTCAAGCGCTACAACCGGGAGCTGCAGACTTCCGAGATGTTCACAACCGCCGGTAGAACAGTCAAATCAGGCCTCGTCGGTTCCGCAGTCGTTTCTTCATGGACTTGGGCCGCCACGCTGCTTCAGTCTTCTGGCGTGTGCTACCGATACGGTGTCTCAGGACCGTTCTGGTACGCCTCGGGCGCGACTGTCCAGATCCTGCTCTTTGCGACCCTCGCCATTGAGCTCAAGCGCAGAGCACCCAACGCCCACACGTTCCTCGAAGTCATCAAGGCTAGATATGGAACGGCTACGCACATTGTATTCATTGTCTTTGGCCTCATGACGAACATCTTGGTCACATTGATGCTGATTGTCGGTGGTGCGGCGACCGTCAATGCCTTGACTGGCAT GAACACTGTGGCTGCTATTTACCTGCTCCCCGTAGGAGTTGTTGCTTACACCCTTGTCGGAGGTCTCAAAGCCACCTTCCTCACCGATTGGGTTCACACATTCATCCTGCTCATCATCATTATCCTCTTCTCGCTGACGACCTACGCCAACTCCGATGTCCTCGGCAGCCCTTCCAAGGTCTACGATCTTCTCGTTGAGGCCGCTACAAGACATCCCGTCTCTGGTAACGCCGAGGGCTCCTACCTGACGATGAGATCACAGGGCGGTGTCGAATTCTTTGTTATCAACATTG TCGGCAACTTTGGAACCGTCTTTTTAGATAACGGCTACTACAACAAGGCCATCGCCGCGTCACCAGTTCACGCTCTTCCGGGCTACATCCTCGGTGGTCTCTCCTGGTTCGCCATCCCGTGGCTGACCGCAACCACCATGGGCCTCTCCGCCCTCGCCCTCGAGTCGAACCCCCGATTCCCCACCTTCCCCGACCGCATGACCGAGGCAGAGGTGTCCGCCGGCCTCGCCCTCCCCTACGCCGCCGTTGCTCTCCTCGGCAAGGGTGGCGCTGTCGCGACCCTTCTCATGATCTTCATGGCCGTCACCTCCGCCTCCTCCGCCGAGCTCATCGCCGTCTCTTCCATCTTCACGTACGATATTTACCGAACGTACTTCAAGCCCGATGCCAGCGGCAAGAGGCTCATCTACATGTCCCACGTGTGCGTCGTCGTGTACGCCGTCATCATCAGCTCCATCTCCGTCGGCCTCTTCTACAACGGTATCTCCATGGGCTACCTCTACGTGCTGATGGGCGTCCTCATCTCCGCGGCTGTGATTCCGGCAACCTTGACTCTGGTCTGGAAGGGCCAGAACAAGTGGGCTGCGACGCTGACCCCCATCGTCGGCACCGCCTTCGCCATTATCGGCTGGCTCGTCACGGCCAAGAAGACTTGCGGCGTTCTGGACGTCACTTGCACGGGTTCCAACAGCCCCATGTTGGCGGGCAACGTCATCGCCCTGCTTTCGCCCATCGTTTTGATTCCCGTCTTTACGTTGGCCTTTGGCTTGGACAGCTACGACTGGAAGTCGATGATGGCGATCCGCAGAGGCGACGACCACGAGCTGGCTAACGCCGCTGGCCTTGATCTTGAGGATGTGCCCGGCAACACGGAGTCGCAGGCTGAGTTTGAAAAGGAGCAGGCCATGCTCTCGCGTGCCTTTAAGATTTCCGTCTCCATGACGGCCTTCAT GACCATCGCTATGCTCATCCTCTGGCCGATGCCCATGTACGGCTCCGGCTACATCTTCAGCAAGCCCTTCTTCACCGGCTGGGTCGTCGTCGGCATCCTGTGGATCTTCTGTTCCTTCTTCGCCGTCGGCCTGTTCCCCATCTTTGAGGGCCGCGGCACCCTCGTCCATACCTTCAGGTCTATGCTTACGGGCAAGAAGCCGACGCGTCTGCCCATCGTCACCGAGGGTGAGGATGACAGCAACGAGAAGACTAGTCCTGGCGCCGCTACGCCGAAGAAGACTGGCGAGACGAAGGAGGCGATCTCTTCCTGA
- a CDS encoding putative effector 14, with the protein MKSSIVLAATGAVLAMGAAIDPRAMETVLDITYVTVTVTEGVPIETPAATPSSSLPPKVEETPAPAPVFSTITTKRRSRTPKASTTPTPTPTPTPTPTPEPVVEQPVASEPAASSSAAPVASVVETTQSTPSTAATVSDLQTAAIDAHNIHRTNHSAPALTWDADLASYALITVKTCVFEHDMTTGGGGYGQNLAMWGATGSENLGEAKAAQRAITEQWYNGELNLYTGYGQASPDMTNFLQWGHFSQLVWVDTTKVGCGVYYCAAGTLSSIGSWYTVCNYKSQGNVIGSFDKNVLPPGNAATVNVA; encoded by the exons ATGAAGTCTTCCATCGTTCTTGCCGCCACTGGCGCCGTCCTGGCCATGGGTGCCGCCATCGACCCCCGTGCTATGGAGACCGTCTTGGACATCACCTACGTGACCGTCACCGTCACCGAGGGCGTCCCCATCGAGACTCCCGCTGCCACTCCTTCCAGCAGCCTTCCCCCCAAGGTTGAGGAGACCCCTGCGCCCGCGCCTGTCTTCTCTACCATCACCACCAAGCGCCGCTCTCGTACTCCCAAGGCTTCCACCACCCCGACTCCCACTCCCACTCCTACTCCCACTCCCACCCCTGAGCCGGTTGTCGAGCAGCCCGTCGCTTCGGAGCCCGCTGCCTCCTCTTCTGCTGCTCCCGTCGCTTCCGTCGTCGAGACTACCCAGTCTACCCCCAGCACCGCTGCCACCGTCAGCGACCTTCAGACTGCCGCCATTGATGCTCACAACATCCACCGCACCAACCACTCCGCTCCCGCTCTGACCTGGGATGCCGACCTTGCCAGCTACGCTCTCATCACTGTCAAGACCTGCGTCTTCGAGCACGACAT GACTACTGGTGGTGGCGGTTACGGCCAGAACCTCGCCATGTGGGGTGCCACTGGCTCCGAGAACTTGGGTGAGGCCAAGGCTGCTCAGCGTGCCATCACCGAGCAGTGGTACAACGGCGAGCTCAACCTCTACACCGGCTACGGCCAGGCCAGCCCTGACATGACCAACTTCCTTCAGTGGGGTCACTTCTCCCAGTTGGTCTGGGTTGACACCACCAAGGTTGGCTGCGGTGTCTACTACTGCGCTGCCGGTACCCTCAGCTCCATTGGCAGCTGGTACACCGTCTGCAACTACAAGTCCCAGG GCAACGTTATCGGTAGCTTCGACAAGAACGTCCTGCCTCCCGGCAACGCCGCCACCGTCAACGTCGCCTAA